The following coding sequences are from one Octopus bimaculoides isolate UCB-OBI-ISO-001 chromosome 3, ASM119413v2, whole genome shotgun sequence window:
- the LOC106870185 gene encoding glycosylphosphatidylinositol anchor attachment 1 protein isoform X2: protein MQTNMGLLTDPRQRRRFVRIISHYNNRLCALFYISGLIWFFGLAYIHLNAGTYFSENALLPGLVEGNFYSDSDVKFYKNEIKKAMDKDKSLLLRDWLFSKFEELGLEVYFQNYSVQYPLQLLGDQKVPGQNVYAILRAPRASSTEAVVLSVPIRSKNMISKTLTDTSGGIALMLALTKFFKKHTFWAKDIIFLLTQHEHIGIEAWLDGYHQVQSSKYVFPGTLWGRSGSIQAALNLEIPLEKVAYYNIKMEGLNGQLPNLDLVNLVVRLCRREGDSVRLHNQYDYYDPDSLNGFKHSLLTMLRMMKTQASGSPSGNHGLFHRYHIEAVTLQGVSRAFGQKTSDLMVTGRIVEGIFRSLNNLLERFHQSFFFYLMPATNRYISIGLYMPPFSLMTAAGLIKAISLWIGSEKPKDKNEKKPQKSDLNSSKQEKDEKEHETEKQENEIEKDDNEVSQSKKTQEISCEKKEEDPLEKLSKDVNDIEVDDSLKNDPDEVSSKNCFG, encoded by the exons accaACATGGGATTATTGACTGATCCGCGGCAGAGACGACGGTTTGTTCGTATAATTTCACACTACAATAACCGTCTCTGTGCCTTGTTTTATATCTCTGGACTAATCTGGTTTTTCGGATTAGCTTACATCCATCTTAATGCAGGAACATACTTTTCTGAAAATGCTTTATTACCTG GTTTAGTAGAAGGTAACTTTTATTCTGATTCTGATGTCAAGTTTtacaagaatgaaataaaaaaagcaatggACAAAGACAAAAG tctGCTGTTACGTGACTGGCTATTTTCAAAGTTTGAAGAACTTGGCTTAGaagtttattttcagaattattcTGTTCAGTATCCTTTACAGTTGCTTGGTGACCAG AAAGTCCCTGGTCAAAATGTTTATGCTATTTTAAGGGCTCCTCGTGCTTCAAGTACAGAAGCAGTGGTTCTTTCTGTCCCTATACGATCTAAGAATATGATCTCTAAAACACTGACTGATACCAGTGGAGGAATTGCTCTCATGCTGGCTTTAACCAAGTTCTTCAAAA AACACACCTTTTGGGCTAAGGATATCATTTTCTTGCTCACACAGCATGAGCACATAGGTATTGAAGCATGGCTTGATGGTTATCACCAAGTACAGTCTTCAAAAT atGTTTTTCCAGGAACTTTATGGGGTCGAAGTGGGTCAATTCAAGCTGCTCTTAATTTAGAGATCCCCCTTGAGAAAGTAGCTTATTATAACATCAAGATGGAAGGCCTCAATGGTCAATTGCCAAACCTTGATCTTGTCAATCTAGTTGTGCGTCTTTGCCGGCGTGAAGGTGACTCTGTGAGGCTGCACAACCAG TATGACTATTATGATCCGGATTCACTAAATGGATTCAAACATTCATTACTGACTATGCTGCGTATGATGAAAACTCAAGCATCTGGATCTCCTTCTGGGAACCATGGCCTATTTCATCGCTACCATATTGAAGCTGTCACTCTTCAAGGTGTATCACGAGCATTTGGGCAGAAAACATCAGATTTAATGGTAACTGGTCG gaTTGTGGAAGGCATATTCCGTAGTCTCAACAACCTTCTTGAGAGATTCCATCAATCCTTCTTCTTTTACTTAATGCCTGCTACCAACCGGTATATCTCCATCGGATTGTATATGCCACCTTTCAGTTTAATGACAGCTGCTGGTTTGATCAAA GCCATTTCTTTGTGGATTGGTTCTGAAAAgccaaaagacaaaaatgaaaagaagccaCAAAAAAGTGATTTAAATTCTTCCAagcaagaaaaagatgaaaaagaacatGAAACAGAGAagcaagaaaatgaaatagagaaagatgACAATGAAGTAAGTCAGTCAAAGAAAACTCAAGAGATTTCTtgtgagaagaaagaagaagatcCGTTGGAAAAATTATCTAAAGATGTAAATGATATTGAAGTTGATGACAGTTTGAAAAATGACCCAGATGAGGTAAGTAGCAAGAACTGTTTTGGGTAA
- the LOC106870185 gene encoding glycosylphosphatidylinositol anchor attachment 1 protein isoform X1, which yields MTERKTNMGLLTDPRQRRRFVRIISHYNNRLCALFYISGLIWFFGLAYIHLNAGTYFSENALLPGLVEGNFYSDSDVKFYKNEIKKAMDKDKSLLLRDWLFSKFEELGLEVYFQNYSVQYPLQLLGDQKVPGQNVYAILRAPRASSTEAVVLSVPIRSKNMISKTLTDTSGGIALMLALTKFFKKHTFWAKDIIFLLTQHEHIGIEAWLDGYHQVQSSKYVFPGTLWGRSGSIQAALNLEIPLEKVAYYNIKMEGLNGQLPNLDLVNLVVRLCRREGDSVRLHNQYDYYDPDSLNGFKHSLLTMLRMMKTQASGSPSGNHGLFHRYHIEAVTLQGVSRAFGQKTSDLMVTGRIVEGIFRSLNNLLERFHQSFFFYLMPATNRYISIGLYMPPFSLMTAAGLIKAISLWIGSEKPKDKNEKKPQKSDLNSSKQEKDEKEHETEKQENEIEKDDNEVSQSKKTQEISCEKKEEDPLEKLSKDVNDIEVDDSLKNDPDEVSSKNCFG from the exons accaACATGGGATTATTGACTGATCCGCGGCAGAGACGACGGTTTGTTCGTATAATTTCACACTACAATAACCGTCTCTGTGCCTTGTTTTATATCTCTGGACTAATCTGGTTTTTCGGATTAGCTTACATCCATCTTAATGCAGGAACATACTTTTCTGAAAATGCTTTATTACCTG GTTTAGTAGAAGGTAACTTTTATTCTGATTCTGATGTCAAGTTTtacaagaatgaaataaaaaaagcaatggACAAAGACAAAAG tctGCTGTTACGTGACTGGCTATTTTCAAAGTTTGAAGAACTTGGCTTAGaagtttattttcagaattattcTGTTCAGTATCCTTTACAGTTGCTTGGTGACCAG AAAGTCCCTGGTCAAAATGTTTATGCTATTTTAAGGGCTCCTCGTGCTTCAAGTACAGAAGCAGTGGTTCTTTCTGTCCCTATACGATCTAAGAATATGATCTCTAAAACACTGACTGATACCAGTGGAGGAATTGCTCTCATGCTGGCTTTAACCAAGTTCTTCAAAA AACACACCTTTTGGGCTAAGGATATCATTTTCTTGCTCACACAGCATGAGCACATAGGTATTGAAGCATGGCTTGATGGTTATCACCAAGTACAGTCTTCAAAAT atGTTTTTCCAGGAACTTTATGGGGTCGAAGTGGGTCAATTCAAGCTGCTCTTAATTTAGAGATCCCCCTTGAGAAAGTAGCTTATTATAACATCAAGATGGAAGGCCTCAATGGTCAATTGCCAAACCTTGATCTTGTCAATCTAGTTGTGCGTCTTTGCCGGCGTGAAGGTGACTCTGTGAGGCTGCACAACCAG TATGACTATTATGATCCGGATTCACTAAATGGATTCAAACATTCATTACTGACTATGCTGCGTATGATGAAAACTCAAGCATCTGGATCTCCTTCTGGGAACCATGGCCTATTTCATCGCTACCATATTGAAGCTGTCACTCTTCAAGGTGTATCACGAGCATTTGGGCAGAAAACATCAGATTTAATGGTAACTGGTCG gaTTGTGGAAGGCATATTCCGTAGTCTCAACAACCTTCTTGAGAGATTCCATCAATCCTTCTTCTTTTACTTAATGCCTGCTACCAACCGGTATATCTCCATCGGATTGTATATGCCACCTTTCAGTTTAATGACAGCTGCTGGTTTGATCAAA GCCATTTCTTTGTGGATTGGTTCTGAAAAgccaaaagacaaaaatgaaaagaagccaCAAAAAAGTGATTTAAATTCTTCCAagcaagaaaaagatgaaaaagaacatGAAACAGAGAagcaagaaaatgaaatagagaaagatgACAATGAAGTAAGTCAGTCAAAGAAAACTCAAGAGATTTCTtgtgagaagaaagaagaagatcCGTTGGAAAAATTATCTAAAGATGTAAATGATATTGAAGTTGATGACAGTTTGAAAAATGACCCAGATGAGGTAAGTAGCAAGAACTGTTTTGGGTAA
- the LOC106870185 gene encoding glycosylphosphatidylinositol anchor attachment 1 protein isoform X3, translating into MGLLTDPRQRRRFVRIISHYNNRLCALFYISGLIWFFGLAYIHLNAGTYFSENALLPGLVEGNFYSDSDVKFYKNEIKKAMDKDKSLLLRDWLFSKFEELGLEVYFQNYSVQYPLQLLGDQKVPGQNVYAILRAPRASSTEAVVLSVPIRSKNMISKTLTDTSGGIALMLALTKFFKKHTFWAKDIIFLLTQHEHIGIEAWLDGYHQVQSSKYVFPGTLWGRSGSIQAALNLEIPLEKVAYYNIKMEGLNGQLPNLDLVNLVVRLCRREGDSVRLHNQYDYYDPDSLNGFKHSLLTMLRMMKTQASGSPSGNHGLFHRYHIEAVTLQGVSRAFGQKTSDLMVTGRIVEGIFRSLNNLLERFHQSFFFYLMPATNRYISIGLYMPPFSLMTAAGLIKAISLWIGSEKPKDKNEKKPQKSDLNSSKQEKDEKEHETEKQENEIEKDDNEVSQSKKTQEISCEKKEEDPLEKLSKDVNDIEVDDSLKNDPDEVSSKNCFG; encoded by the exons ATGGGATTATTGACTGATCCGCGGCAGAGACGACGGTTTGTTCGTATAATTTCACACTACAATAACCGTCTCTGTGCCTTGTTTTATATCTCTGGACTAATCTGGTTTTTCGGATTAGCTTACATCCATCTTAATGCAGGAACATACTTTTCTGAAAATGCTTTATTACCTG GTTTAGTAGAAGGTAACTTTTATTCTGATTCTGATGTCAAGTTTtacaagaatgaaataaaaaaagcaatggACAAAGACAAAAG tctGCTGTTACGTGACTGGCTATTTTCAAAGTTTGAAGAACTTGGCTTAGaagtttattttcagaattattcTGTTCAGTATCCTTTACAGTTGCTTGGTGACCAG AAAGTCCCTGGTCAAAATGTTTATGCTATTTTAAGGGCTCCTCGTGCTTCAAGTACAGAAGCAGTGGTTCTTTCTGTCCCTATACGATCTAAGAATATGATCTCTAAAACACTGACTGATACCAGTGGAGGAATTGCTCTCATGCTGGCTTTAACCAAGTTCTTCAAAA AACACACCTTTTGGGCTAAGGATATCATTTTCTTGCTCACACAGCATGAGCACATAGGTATTGAAGCATGGCTTGATGGTTATCACCAAGTACAGTCTTCAAAAT atGTTTTTCCAGGAACTTTATGGGGTCGAAGTGGGTCAATTCAAGCTGCTCTTAATTTAGAGATCCCCCTTGAGAAAGTAGCTTATTATAACATCAAGATGGAAGGCCTCAATGGTCAATTGCCAAACCTTGATCTTGTCAATCTAGTTGTGCGTCTTTGCCGGCGTGAAGGTGACTCTGTGAGGCTGCACAACCAG TATGACTATTATGATCCGGATTCACTAAATGGATTCAAACATTCATTACTGACTATGCTGCGTATGATGAAAACTCAAGCATCTGGATCTCCTTCTGGGAACCATGGCCTATTTCATCGCTACCATATTGAAGCTGTCACTCTTCAAGGTGTATCACGAGCATTTGGGCAGAAAACATCAGATTTAATGGTAACTGGTCG gaTTGTGGAAGGCATATTCCGTAGTCTCAACAACCTTCTTGAGAGATTCCATCAATCCTTCTTCTTTTACTTAATGCCTGCTACCAACCGGTATATCTCCATCGGATTGTATATGCCACCTTTCAGTTTAATGACAGCTGCTGGTTTGATCAAA GCCATTTCTTTGTGGATTGGTTCTGAAAAgccaaaagacaaaaatgaaaagaagccaCAAAAAAGTGATTTAAATTCTTCCAagcaagaaaaagatgaaaaagaacatGAAACAGAGAagcaagaaaatgaaatagagaaagatgACAATGAAGTAAGTCAGTCAAAGAAAACTCAAGAGATTTCTtgtgagaagaaagaagaagatcCGTTGGAAAAATTATCTAAAGATGTAAATGATATTGAAGTTGATGACAGTTTGAAAAATGACCCAGATGAGGTAAGTAGCAAGAACTGTTTTGGGTAA
- the LOC128247381 gene encoding glycosylphosphatidylinositol anchor attachment 1 protein-like, protein MFLKKALLLAFCSAESIRLLGFVISKPHEFDNGFQVDWPLLKCVTLIFQSLVLFSIALMNISLAFFLAATIIPVSVIVQPVSNKLLRCLQSVLLLLVSPPVLIYLASIVSVIDEQRPDSVIDIFINAWSLLKDTVLLSILDYSLLSCWTYPVFCFAIYPNWIMLWGVSHMRLESDSTLFRFS, encoded by the exons ATGTTTTTGAAGAAGGCATTGTTACTTGCTTTTTGCAGTGCTGAATCCATCCGCCTTTTAGGTTTTGTTATATC aaaaccACATGAATTTGATAATGGTTTCCAAGTTGATTGGCCACTGTTAAAATGTGTCACTCTCATCTTTCAATCCCTTGTTcttttttcaattgcattaatGAACATATCTCTGGCATTTTTCCTTGCTGCTACAATTATTccagtttcagtcattgtacaACCTGTGTCAAATAA GTTGCTCCGGTGTTTGCAGTCAGTGTTATTGCTACTAGTCTCACCACCTGTCCTCATATATTTGGCTTCTATTGTTTCAGTAATAGATGAGCAGAGACCAGATTCTgtgattgatatatttattaatgcttGGTCTTTGCTTAAAGATACTGTTTTATTAAGTATTCTAGACTATTCACTGCTCTCTTGTTGGACATATCCAGTATTTTGCTTTGCTATCTATCCAAACTGGATAATGTTGTGGGGTGTATCTCACATGAGACTTGAAAGCGACAGCACTTTATTCCGTTTCagttaa